In Amphiprion ocellaris isolate individual 3 ecotype Okinawa chromosome 5, ASM2253959v1, whole genome shotgun sequence, the genomic stretch GAACTAAAATGTTAAACTTTCCACAGTTTAGGATTAACAGTGATTAAAACTTGTAATGTTTTAATTGTGTGACAAACATCCCTTAGctattttcatgttgtttttattttctgttttattcttatAGTTGACCACTGCCTGAAATTCTTTCTATATTTTATGGTATTATCTTTTATATGCACCCCTGATGCACATTGTAAATCCAACTTTGAAAGgagtttttgaaaataaatttacTAATAACCAACCATGTAGCTTATGTCGGATAAAGTCACTATATTCTCCATTTATGTCGGATATTAGTGTGCaaaaaaatttagcaaaaacacTGACTTAACATACATATCTCTGCAatgatattttgtctttaaatgttaGAACATCCataaaaatgacccaatatgagattttttttcactggtTTTGAAGTAGATCGTATGTATTTTTTGAAAGTTCCTGTAAAGTAGAGCCTTCACATAAGtgtactgcagtaaaatgtacaatatttccttctgaaatgtagtggagaGGAACTACAATGtggcagaaaatgttgaaaaaaaattaatgcgAGTTACTTTCCacttgcatgtttttattactgCTGCAAGTCTTTCATtgtgacagaaagaaaacagcaggttGAAAGTAACAAAACACAAGAATGAATGAAAGCTAATAATCGGAACACACTTCTTCTCGACTGCTGGTCGGCATTTTACTgtgacttttactttttttctctgatttaagAATGTTTGGACGTAGAAACAAGAAGAAATGATCTCTTCTTGTGCTCAAACAAATCCTACATTCAAcatatgactttttaaaaagaagaattatTGCAACCAAAACCTGACAGATCAAAAATAAGACTATTGTTATGTAGAATGGTCCCTTAGCATGTAAGTAACATGTTGCATCTGGCTGAAGTGACCTCATTTTTACCAGTTTGACTGTATTTTGTGACATTATGACAACCACCTGCCATGTTATtagcaatgacaataaatactGTGGGTAATGTAAATGTCTTTTCATAAATGTGGTGAAATGCACAGTCCAAATATgacaattaaatgtgttatCCATTTAGAAAAGCACTGCTCATGGCCTCATGAAGCGCATTTTAAGATCATGATTTTTGCACTTGCTGCTGAGGTTAATGGAGCTTGAAGCTCCAGGAAGAACTTGTGGGTTTTGAAACATCAAAACTCATAAATTCacactcatttttcattttgtgcctcaaaAGCTGAACCATGTGAATGTCTGCTTCCTCCCAGATTGCTCCGTCCTCCTGTTGGCCAGCGTGGTCTCCACTCTGGGCGGCCTGGTGTTCGGTTACGAGCTGGGCATCATCTCTGGCGCTCTGCTGCAGATAAAGACAGAGTTCGGCCTCTCGTGCGTCCAGCAGGAGGCTCTGGTCAGCTCCTTGTTGACCGGAGCCTTGCTGGCCTCCATCGCTGGCGGCTGCTTGATCGACCGTCATGGCCGCAGGAACTCCATCCTCCTCAGCAACGTCCTGGTCCTCACCGGCAGCCTGGTCCTGCTCATCAGCTCGTACCCGGCGCTGGTGCTGGGCAGGATCACGGTGGGCTTCGCGATCTGCATTTCCTCCATGTCCTGCTGCATCTTTGTGTCGGAGATGGTGACTCCTGACCGAAGGGGCTTCCTGGTAACGCTGTATGAAGCGGGGATCACTGTGGGCATCCTGGCAGCTTATGCTATGAACTACATCCTCTCTGGGTCTGAAACTGGGTGGAAGTGGATGTTTGGGTTGGCTGTGGTGCCGACTTTGGTGCAGCTGGTCTCCATCTGGTTTCTCCCATCCAACGCTAAGGAAAGTTTCAGCCAAACAGGCCTCATGGAGACCATTGAAACCCAAGAAGCAGACGACTCCAAAGTCACCTccagcaaagaaaacaggacaGTTCAGTACAGCAGCTTGTATCTGTTCCAGCGCCACGACAACATGAGGACTCGGACCGTCATCGGGCTGGGATTGGTTCTGTTTCAGCAGTTCACGGGGCAGCCCAACGTCCTCTTCTATGCCTCCACCATCTTCCACTCGGTGGGGTTTGAGAGCGACGCCTCGGCAGTGCTGGCGTCGGTCGGTTTGGGTTTGGTCAAAGTGATCGCAACTCTGACGTCGATGGTGTTTTTAGACAGAGTGGGGAGGAGGCCTCTACTCATCAGCAGCTGTTCTGTCATGGCTGTTGGTCTGATCGCCATCGGACTCCTCAGCGGACAATCACTGATGAAATCTATTAAGCCGTGTGATTCTGAGAACGTCACTCTGGTCAACAGAACACATCTACCTCAATCACCTGCTCTCAGTCCAGTAGTTTTGGAAACACCTCTTCATGAAAGTCGGCATTTTTTCAGTAACAACACAAAAGATGAAGATCAAATGTCTGATAAAGTCAGACAGGTTCCTCCAGAATCTTCTCCAAACGTCCACGGCACAGTTGTGAACTGGATCATTCTCATGTGTATGATGGCCGTTGTCAGCGGATACTCAGCTGGATTTGGACCAAGTTAGTATACGCACTCAAAATGGGTCGATCTGTTTGTGCTGCATGCATGTAAATTTGACAATAACATTATTCAACTTCACGTTTTTCCATTGGGTTATTAGAACTCTGTATTAGTTCTTTCCAGAGTTTCTGCCACCAAGAAGTCAAGTCAACTTTATCtgtatagcacattttaaaaaacaaccaaggtTTGTAGCAGCGTGCAGCATCATCGCAGCAAGATAAAACTTTGTCCTTATGTCCAACGTGACATAAAATAGTGTCGTTTCATCCAGTGGGTCTCGGAATTTAGATGATTTAATAAgctcaaaatcaatttaattgattttattttatttataagaaGTACAATCTTTAACTGTGATATACCCCAGCCATCccctgacaaaaaaataaataaatgaataaataaatcaaatacagGGGTGCAAAGAGCTAATTATAGTTGAAGCTACTTCacctaaaatcatcatgaatttacGACATTAAATGAAAATCCCAAATTAATTTACATCAAAAGCAGAAATAGTGTTGATAATTTACCATTTAAGTCTtggacaaaaatggcaaaaaattcACTGATTCAGCTTCGTCAAAGTGGATATTTGCTGGTTTTCCTTATCTTATACAGAAAGGAAGGATATCTTGTACTTTTAAGTCATTTagagaaacaaaaataagatttttaacAACAGTCTTACACTGTAAATATACTGTGACAAGCCCtgcttttaaaattttactaaAAGTTGAAGCATAAACAtatgaatattaaaataaatctggAAAGTTGTAGTACTGATAAACATGGGGTTAATTTAAGTACTTTATACACTGCTTGCTATTATAACTCAATGCATTCTAAtttatttgttcattattttgtgtgtatctGTATTATAAAATTCAAATCATCATATGAAGGGTGAAGTAGTTTCCCTCTGACTTGTACTGGACTAGAAGAGGCATAAAACGGAAATACTCGAGTAAATTACAAGTACAGCATTTGAGTAAATGTTCTTACTTCCATCGCTGATTATAATGTGCATTATTCTTGCTGTAAAATGACTTAAGTAGTGTCCTTAACATTGtgtgtatttactttttcttttcttttttccatggACCAGTGACGTGGCTCCTCCTGAGTGAAATATTTCCAGCTGCTGTCAGAGGAAGAGCGTTCGCTTTCACCAACTGCTTCAACTGGGCTGCAAACCTGCTGGTCACCTTCACCTTCCTGAATGTCATTGGTGAGTTTCAGTGAGCCGCACACAGCTGTGACGTTCAGCTATTCAGACATTCAGGAAACCATGAACACTTGTGGAACCAGGATGCATAAAGAGAATGCTTCCAGgctgtatttattattaaataaacaactgaatatATTGGTGTATTTCGTGATATAAGAACAAATATTAGGTACAGACTAAGAACTGGAGAAGCTCAGTCATATGTGAATCTGTTCTAAATTAACAGAACATCAACAGGCAAAACAACACAGGAACAAGCTGAGCCTCATACCAGTTACTGTTCTATGTCAGCTTATCTTATCACATCACGCCCAACACCAACACATGGGAGTTTTCACTGAACCTGGCGGAGTAGAGCTCCGTTCAGGTCGGGCTGTTCTGGGAGTGTTTTTCACCATAGATACAtcacaaatatatatacatagacTGGAAATCTTTTCGTTATCTACCTTCTCTAAGCCTAACAACAGCCACAGGAATGCTAAGTGATCACGCAAAGCTGGATATCAACTCAATAAGTCAACCTGAGGGCTAAACTAAAGCTCCAGTCAGAGATAACGGGTATCATGAGGGTGGTTATCAACTTTCTGCGTcaaactctgtgtgtgttcacatgaaAGGGAGTGTTCAGACTTAAAAAGTTACTGCTTTGAGTCTACTGCacataatgcaaaacagaaATGCTTGTAGAAAACTGTTCATCGTGTCTTAATGTATTTAGTTTATTGATTAATTGTAActaacagctgcacattagagctgttaaacttcatttatttaagCCTGATGTATTAGAGTGCATTTAGGTgtgacactgtctcataatgcagaatataaatctattttttggcTAAATCAGCttaaaattaatgttattgattgattattttatgtattaaaTACCAATAGAATTTTCTAATCTGTCTTCTATCAGCTGCAATACCAGCAGCGTAAACGGACTTGACAGCAAATCACGAAAAAACCTACATTAATGCGATTTTTGCATGACCAGATGAATACATGTTGAGTTCCCATAGCAACACGATGCACACAGTTTGCAGTGCTGTAACTGCACGGCTcctttcagtggttttagtaacataaaactcaacaggtttgcagatgaaacattttccctcagctgagaatctgtatcaccTCATAAATAATCATCAGGAAACTATTTGTTTAAAGGGAGACGcttcttacagctgatttaaatccagcCAGGTTAGCTCCatggcatcagttaccatggtgatctagctgccTTTATGATACTGAAAACTTAGGCTCAACATACCTGCTAACCCACTAATCCCACTTCGTAGTCCAGCCCAAACCAGGCTATGAGCATTCAGTCTCATTCTGACAGTGTTTAAGaccttttttattctttcagtCGCTTCATGGTGTTTTGGGAgcaagtaaagaacaaataaGAGAAACATCATTTATACATAAAAGTAAATGTCATGCAAATCTCAGAAGATGAACAAGTAGGCTGTAAGGCTTTGGTGTTTgaatcagtttctgttttaagATTACATTGCTATACAAAGTcagataaaacaatgaaatggctTCGAAATCGCTTGCAGCTCTTGATTTTGATTTGTTATCTCAGACATAAGCTGCTCCAGAGATATCTTGCAGATTGTGGAACAAAAGcttgaactgaaaactgaatgtGCAGCAGAGAAACATGTCAAATAGACTGTAGAGAAAACACCAGGTTTCATAGTGATCTtacaaaatgcagctgaagtCACAACATAACTTTGCCAGCGTGATTCAATGGTGAATTCTTGTTCTTATGAATATattatgtctgtgtttttgttccacAGATATGATCGGTCTGTCTGGGATTTTCCTTGTGTACGGACTGACCGCTGTGGCAGCTGCCGTGTTCTTCTACTTCATGCTACCAGAAACCAAAGGGAAAAGTTTGGAGGAGATAGACAAGGAGCTTCGGTTGAACAGGTACAGTAGAGCCCAAAAAATTAGATAAGCATgacaaattttcattttatttgactAACAACTTTCTCCTGGTTGGAAATGACAGATGAAAATATTATGTTAGAGATGGTAATGAAGAATGTTTctatgtttaaaataaaaacattttagcaTTTGTTGATGTTCGTCTTGGCATGTTGGTACCAGAACTGCTCAGATTTATCAGGTTGGTCTTGATGCTGATCCTTGGATTCCTTCTGGTCTCTCGCACTACCGGTGCAGGAGTTACTTTTTCTCACAGTGGAACTGACTGTACTTTTTGATGATGCTTTGCATTGTAGGAACTGGTACTTTGAAACATTTGCATATGGCTTTACAGCCTGTTCCTGTCTTGTGAGCAGCCGCAATGTGCAGCTCTCTCTCACTGATGGACCCTAACAGCAGCTCACTTAGCTTTTAGCCACGACTAGCAATTGATGGGTAACAGACTTGAGAactactgcatcagctgttctgTTTATAGTGTTTAAGAATGCTGTAGAATACAGTGCACTACGTGGAATGGAACAGAAGCTGCACTTTCTTGAAATTTTcagatgtgaaaaaacaaaacaaaaaaagcagatatAGCTCACATTTATTGTTAGCATTTCGAACACATAGTATCTTACTGTcctttgtcatttatttatctcATTTCCAGCCAAAAGAAACTTATTGGTTGAACAAACTAACATGAAAAATAAGATTTGTtatgggtatgaataattttagacTTTGTCTGATGAAACACATTACTTATGTGAGATGATGACATGAGACCTTTTTTGCAGGTTTTACTACAATGAGGAGTGTTGCAGCTTCATGAGCCGCAGAAACACATCGCCTCAGTACCAGAGAGTCCACTGTCAATGTAGCACCTCAGGGTGAAAACTTTATCATTATCATAGGCATCACTAAGTCAGTGTTGTGGTATACGCTTAGGGCATCTCAAACAATTCAAACATCATGGAAAagttatgtttttgtcatatattCTATATTCATTACATGCAGAGTGAAATATTTCAGcctttttttctattgatttgaTTATTATGGCTTGTAGCTCatgaaaatcagaaatccagtatcTCAAGTTAGTAGAATATTTCCCAAGATCAATCATTAAAAAGAAGGATTTACAATACAGAAATGTCCAACTTCTTACATGTAGGTTCATTTCTACACTCAATACTTGTTTGGGCCTTTTCGACAATTTTCCATGTGGGgctgtttaaataataaattactcAAACTCATAATGAAGTACTCTTATATTTATGAGATACTGGATTTTCATGAGCTATAAGCTACAGTCATTCaaattagggctgcaacaacgaatcgattAAATCGCTAAAAATCGATTATTTAAATcgttggcaacgaatttcattatcgattcgttgtgtcgcGCGATTCATGCGTCACTCGCCATGTCGCAGAGCCGTCTACTTCACCTGCAGggctttgtcaatgctggttgactgaaataaagtttaaaaaaacgttgctaacgtgagtaaactattgatagcattgagctaatatctacactccatgatgtaactgctgactgcatgttcagatgagcttgttcaaatctttttttcttttttttcttttacattcagcctttaaaaagccattttcaactggctattcaataaataggttgtacaagtaaaatctgcagtcaggtgtcatttgtttacgttgTCACGGCTCCCGGGCAGCGtgccgccgctgctgaaaaaaattctagaggaaacactgcttcACTACAGTGATTTCATTTGCTCTGTCAGTTCAAATCTTCTATTCAAGACTAAAGCGGCGGGAATTAAAAtgtgttggggttttttttgtccaattaatcgattaattggaaaaaaaataatcgaccgattaatcgattattaaaataatcgttaaTTGCAGCcctaatataaataaaaacaaaaaaggcttGAAATAGTTTACTTTCTAAGTAATAAGTCTAGAATATATTAAACTTTCACTTTCTCACAGTGTGCATCACCATCTGATACACactgtgggtcaggagatatcCATTTCccttggatttgggtcacttttgacccatgttgcgcatcaaagggttaaatagCTGATGaagaatattaaatgtttacatttttagagaTGCACTAGTCCACACACTGAAAGGAATGATCCATCTGTTTTGACAGAAGAGCACTTTACTGTGTTGCCCCTGATACTGAAATACAGCAGTTATGAAAATTATGGACCCCTGCTGAGTATTTAATGATTGAAGATCTGACTATGAAGTTTTGGGGAAGTCTACAGCCACACTGATAAAAAGCCTGAACACATAAGAAAGATAAAGGGATTGTctcaaaatcaaagaaaaaaaattatattacaaTAACAAGGCAGTGATCCAAGACAACGTTCTTGGGTGTGGAAGAAAGCACGACATTTCTAGAGCAAATACCTGCAGGAGGGCCCGATGAAGGCTGCAATAAAAGCCTCACTGCTCTTCAGTCATGACCAGAAAGCACAAGAAAAAGAATGTGGATCACCCTGTAGACTTCTGAGAGTCTGCAGTGTGCAGTGATAAGAGCAAACTGGAACTGTCAGCAGTATGTCTGATGTCAGAGCGACAAGAAAAACGCCATCTAACAGTCAACGTTGAAGCCCACAAACCAAAGACTGTTAGTGAGATGGAAGCCTGTAGGAGACTACCAGAGTTGATGGAGGTCATAAAGGTCAACGGATGGTCATTAAAGAGTTGTTTTCTTCTGAGTTTGATCATGTGAATCTTTCTGTTGCAACTTCAGACGTGTTTTTGATTGCAACCGATAAGGTGTGTTTACGTAATATTCactgtatatttatttacttgtttacCACTCGTGATGTAATGGATCGTGATTTAAAGCTGTTTATATTCATGTCACCTTGTCATCTACAACAGCAGCCTTTTTGACTCGTCATAGTTGGAAAAGCAAAAAAGGTGtaattaatacaaataaaagcaaCTGTTACATTTACCTGAGCAAGTTCTGGCGTCCTCAGTTTGTCCATTCTGGCTACAGAAATTAAAGGACTTTAAAGGATAAATACATAGTAAATCACACCTTTCAGGATTCATGTCAGCTTTGACTTTGCAGTTAAAGAAGACGTGGATTTTTGTAATAACGTTAGGAAGATATCCCCTAATGTCCAATATGAACTATGTATAAGACTATGAAGCACTTAAGTGTTTTTTCTAAGccttaaaaattgtgaaaaccCATAAAACTGAAgggttttaaatgacatcagagTTTCAGGTGTGACAAGTTTTTTCTCATCTGCAGGTCTCAGTTGAtctaaatgttctttttgtaagattttgcaCTAAGGCACAGAGAACAACCGGCTGTTTGAATCCAATGTGTGCCCAATTTCTGTGGTAATTTGATGAAACATACATGCATTTAACCAAATCTGCAAGTATCAGCTCACAAGTATTTAGAAGGTAATAATGAAGTAACCCAAGAGAGTAAACTTGGCATTCAGGGATGTCCTTCAGTTCCAGATTTCAGGCTGTCACTGACTGCAAAAAAATTGCATCCaactattaaaaataatctGTATAATTATGTTAGTCTAATTACTTTAGAGCCTGCGAACATGAGGggaccaatgttccctctaatttctcatgagtctgagcaaacacacaaactccctgagcgtcccttggaccactgtgagcaacatcagacgtgtgcactgtggtcacaccagcatcacatccattcaagttacatggttcattaaaagaatcaaattacagcatttacatttctgttaaaacactttgtcaacaggagccagttgaaggctgcagtgattttagtgacactacaatgtataagagtgaagttattgaatatttgtctctctttactgttgcagcggttttgcaaactgcagacggaccctgttcactccatagacaccaatgttattcctgtagcttgaaagacagctacttttgataaaactgggcttgtagcacattgtctgccttgcaacaatgggaaagaggcacagtttatgttttgacaacctatatctaatgagttattgatgctggaagttcgaatctgtgaatatctttccaactttactgaacttggggccactaccacctaaggagtgatatatttaattctgaaaaaagcatttagccatacttaaagctttaagtgctttattaacacggaactaaaaattttgtattgttttattatcacaggttctgtctgaaaagaggtggcatcattttaaacagtgaaatcaaactaacaaaatgtaatgactaaccagtgagtaatactggattctgcaaaaacataaacaactttttaaaaaatgtaaatcttatcttaacacagttaatatattaacttatttttgtgtgtttgcatgtatttattgatttatttaatactgttaacatatcagagttctgagtgaatttttcttaagataggcaaaggccatttattgattacatataggctcttaaatgtttattaaaaactaaaaagcattttaaaaaaaaaaaaacaacttcggcatttattgagtcactaaaatactgtagagtacagaccacatcagcatgattataagcatcctctggtaaattaacaaccagatactgatgtctctcaccatatggacttcaggagatgactgggggatgataaactgtgacctactggttgggttctctctgttctcatgtttcttacatgtttctcccctgacagccgggtcctaatgttttttgagcaacacaccatactatgacgtttttacaatgatggttctactatggaaccagtttgacatgttcaggtgttctttgtgtgaaaactcagagatttcaggtatcagaaggtggttttcaactttctttgttaactttctgcttcaactttaaactaaatttccttcactaacccagccctctggagttccaggaagctgtgttcctattggctgtccaggtggctgcttggtgttatcaggaacacctgagcagctcagtgtcttcctgctttatttagctgcagacaaacatttcctctgtttctcttcaccagtaaactgggtttggcttcattgctttagtttgttctttaggtgttggcttgcagcttccagcagtaaaatcgtctttaatgtgtttcttggtgtgttttagggctttgtactggatagttgtcttggtaaaggtggttctttagccacagttagcacatggtgctaatgtgtgcagtgattagtagatttggtccagctgagttgtgtctttatcttggctgtagtgagtctttagaggtttttggtcagacacattctgtattcttgtttgagaaccaacgttggttgtccagaaggtaagagttcctgtcctgattctctgttctcagaggttctctggtaggctgcaggagactttagcgtttgggttgtgctagtttggtttttgtatggtttcatttggacgactatcttgaggctcctccatgtggtttagtgaggttttctgcaacagttctacatagcaacctgcagcagaagagactttgagagtttttaggaagttctggagaccagactttagagcagcagaacatttatcggcagtttgagcaggagaaggtgaggttcagagtagaaatgagacggaaaccttcttgagccgtgtggtgaggtcctgtaccaagagtttgagcaggttgtgaagagtctgtagttctttggtctgaaagcacaagaagagtcgactcattaaaggagaaaatgggagatattgttggttcttctgtcgctctgcagtttccttagactgaatatcaagtttatattttaaatgatttaccatgtgagcccaagaagacttcaataaactccctccatcccctggacacaacatattttattaccatgttaaatctttttttttttttgttgtttgtttttgagttttaatcatagttttagcataggtttttctctttgcttgtttagttttgtcatctgtgtgaaaggtgctaaacaaataaagctgaattgataaactgaataattgactaactcatgattgtgacaacagaagtattttcattgtgatttaatggtttgtttcatttttaaggttggggttaaaatc encodes the following:
- the slc2a10 gene encoding solute carrier family 2, facilitated glucose transporter member 10, with the protein product MDCSVLLLASVVSTLGGLVFGYELGIISGALLQIKTEFGLSCVQQEALVSSLLTGALLASIAGGCLIDRHGRRNSILLSNVLVLTGSLVLLISSYPALVLGRITVGFAICISSMSCCIFVSEMVTPDRRGFLVTLYEAGITVGILAAYAMNYILSGSETGWKWMFGLAVVPTLVQLVSIWFLPSNAKESFSQTGLMETIETQEADDSKVTSSKENRTVQYSSLYLFQRHDNMRTRTVIGLGLVLFQQFTGQPNVLFYASTIFHSVGFESDASAVLASVGLGLVKVIATLTSMVFLDRVGRRPLLISSCSVMAVGLIAIGLLSGQSLMKSIKPCDSENVTLVNRTHLPQSPALSPVVLETPLHESRHFFSNNTKDEDQMSDKVRQVPPESSPNVHGTVVNWIILMCMMAVVSGYSAGFGPMTWLLLSEIFPAAVRGRAFAFTNCFNWAANLLVTFTFLNVIDMIGLSGIFLVYGLTAVAAAVFFYFMLPETKGKSLEEIDKELRLNRFYYNEECCSFMSRRNTSPQYQRVHCQCSTSG